A genomic region of Brachyspira pilosicoli contains the following coding sequences:
- a CDS encoding NAD(P)H-dependent glycerol-3-phosphate dehydrogenase: protein MENVAIIGAGGWGLALANIFSEKHHIKVWVHSEESYNNLNKFHKNDNYLNNIELNKEIEFSMELDEVINDAKIVIIVTPSFAFYNTCENIEPYISNDQIIISATKGLDRNSGKTMSEVARSIISGDVNILTLSGPSHAEEVAKGVPTAVVIGGEKGVSEYVRDTLTVPPKFRIYNSTDQKGVEIGGALKNIIAIAGGIVDGLHLGDNTKAALITRGLHEIVRFALSKGARIDTMYGLAGIGDLIVTCSSGLSRNNRLGRELANGKKYQDVIANSHGQVAEGVYATTAAYEYAKNNNIYMPITEAIYNILFNNANIQDTIKELMSKDAKSEGFY from the coding sequence ATGGAAAATGTTGCAATTATAGGTGCCGGCGGTTGGGGACTTGCTTTAGCTAATATTTTTTCTGAAAAACATCATATTAAAGTATGGGTACATAGTGAAGAGAGCTATAATAATCTTAATAAATTCCATAAAAATGATAATTATTTAAATAATATAGAATTAAATAAAGAAATAGAATTCAGCATGGAACTCGATGAAGTTATCAATGATGCTAAAATAGTTATTATTGTAACTCCATCTTTTGCATTCTATAATACCTGTGAAAATATAGAACCATATATAAGCAATGATCAAATAATAATATCTGCAACAAAAGGATTAGATAGAAATAGCGGCAAAACTATGAGTGAAGTTGCGAGGAGCATAATATCTGGAGATGTAAATATTCTCACACTTTCTGGACCTTCGCATGCAGAAGAAGTTGCTAAGGGAGTACCTACTGCTGTTGTAATTGGCGGCGAAAAAGGTGTTTCAGAATATGTAAGAGATACTTTAACTGTACCTCCCAAATTTAGAATATATAATTCCACAGATCAAAAAGGTGTAGAGATAGGAGGAGCTTTAAAAAATATTATAGCTATAGCAGGCGGTATTGTTGATGGACTTCATTTAGGCGATAACACTAAAGCGGCACTCATTACAAGAGGACTCCATGAAATAGTAAGATTTGCTTTAAGTAAAGGCGCAAGAATAGATACTATGTATGGTCTCGCTGGAATAGGAGATTTGATAGTAACTTGCTCTAGCGGATTAAGCAGAAATAATAGGCTTGGCAGGGAACTTGCAAATGGAAAAAAATATCAAGATGTTATAGCTAACTCTCATGGTCAAGTAGCAGAAGGTGTATATGCCACAACAGCAGCTTATGAATACGCTAAAAATAATAATATATATATGCCGATAACAGAAGCCATTTATAACATACTTTTTAATAATGCAAACATACAAGACACTATAAAAGAGCTTATGAGTAAAGATGCTAAAAGTGAAGGCTTTTATTAA
- a CDS encoding Cof-type HAD-IIB family hydrolase — protein sequence MIKAAFFDIDGTLVSFNTHKVSDSSKEAIRLLKEKGIKVFIATGRIKKHINNIDDLVFDGYITANGFDCYIGDKSIYRHSIAREEIYSLIDYLKNKELFPCSIMMNSGIFINYVTKEVEEVSKSINLPIPAVDNYYEFLEKNIDDILQINLFVDENKEKELMSKIFKNCESSRWHPAFTDVNTKGGGKHIGIDKIIEYYGIKLEDTIAFGDGGNDITMIEHAAIGVAMGNANEGVKKIADYITDDVDNDGIFNALKHFNII from the coding sequence ATGATAAAAGCAGCATTTTTTGATATAGACGGAACTTTGGTAAGTTTTAATACTCATAAAGTTTCAGATTCTTCAAAAGAAGCTATAAGACTTTTAAAAGAAAAAGGAATTAAAGTTTTTATAGCTACAGGAAGAATAAAAAAACATATAAACAATATAGATGATTTAGTTTTTGATGGTTATATTACGGCTAATGGTTTTGATTGTTATATAGGAGATAAATCTATATATAGGCATTCTATAGCAAGAGAAGAAATATATTCTCTAATAGATTATTTAAAAAACAAAGAATTATTTCCATGCTCTATTATGATGAATAGCGGTATATTTATTAATTATGTTACGAAAGAAGTTGAAGAGGTTTCAAAATCTATAAATCTTCCAATACCGGCAGTAGATAATTATTATGAGTTTTTAGAAAAGAATATAGATGATATTTTGCAGATAAATTTATTTGTAGATGAAAATAAAGAAAAAGAGTTAATGAGCAAAATATTTAAAAATTGCGAATCAAGCAGATGGCATCCAGCTTTTACAGATGTTAATACCAAAGGCGGAGGAAAACATATAGGAATTGATAAGATTATAGAGTATTATGGTATTAAATTAGAAGATACTATTGCTTTTGGTGATGGAGGTAATGATATAACTATGATTGAGCATGCTGCTATAGGAGTTGCTATGGGCAATGCCAATGAAGGTGTAAAAAAAATAGCAGATTATATTACAGATGATGTTGATAATGATGGAATATTTAATGCTCTAAAACATTTTAATATAATATAA
- a CDS encoding Cof-type HAD-IIB family hydrolase codes for MIKAVFFDIDGTLVSFKSRKISDLSKRAIKELKKNGIKIFIASGRTLFQIDDLGDFDGYITVNGCSCFINKNNKLREIYRVSLDKDDLFALIDYLDRDNFLCTVITSKSIFLNYIDDDVKKMYNDNKFPIPEAVDFRNYISKNYEEVLQLNIFVDENKEKYLISNVLKNSKSSRWNPNFADVNSKYGGKEVGVNKIIEYYGIDLSEIIAFGDGGNDIGMIKHAGIGVAMGNANESLKKIANYITDDVDNEGVYNALKHFNII; via the coding sequence GTTTTAAAAGCCGCAAAATTTCTGATTTATCTAAAAGAGCTATTAAAGAACTTAAAAAAAATGGAATTAAAATATTTATAGCAAGCGGCAGGACTTTATTTCAAATAGATGATTTGGGTGATTTTGATGGGTATATAACAGTAAACGGATGTAGTTGCTTTATTAATAAAAATAACAAGCTTAGAGAAATATATAGAGTTTCTTTAGATAAAGATGATTTGTTCGCTTTAATTGATTATCTTGATAGAGATAATTTTTTATGCACTGTTATAACTAGTAAAAGCATATTTCTTAATTACATAGATGATGATGTAAAGAAAATGTATAATGATAATAAATTTCCTATTCCAGAAGCTGTAGATTTTAGAAATTATATTAGTAAAAATTATGAAGAAGTTTTACAATTAAACATTTTTGTAGATGAAAATAAAGAGAAGTATTTAATTAGCAACGTATTAAAAAATTCTAAATCAAGCAGGTGGAATCCTAATTTTGCAGATGTTAATTCTAAATATGGAGGCAAAGAAGTAGGAGTTAATAAAATTATAGAATATTATGGTATAGATTTGTCTGAAATTATTGCTTTTGGAGATGGGGGGAATGATATTGGCATGATAAAGCATGCTGGTATAGGAGTTGCTATGGGGAATGCTAATGAGAGTCTTAAGAAGATAGCTAATTATATTACAGATGATGTTGATAATGAAGGGGTATATAATGCCCTAAAACATTTTAATATAATATAA